From the genome of Monomorium pharaonis isolate MP-MQ-018 chromosome 2, ASM1337386v2, whole genome shotgun sequence, one region includes:
- the LOC105832114 gene encoding protein HEXIM1, with amino-acid sequence MEQREAETATRKASGGWADDGAHDATTGVEAAGPTPATSSPPAAERVPRPVGENAEQDVDCANGRNCQKSLTNSCGRLESGSGSGDQDGGQHDDGTDIAAKKRKTRRGKPKHKKLKPYSKQLSYQQQLRSRCIGRIAKTSRQPPALYNTTQFLMADHSDLPDLEQKLSEAASLEVPAMFQKPSAPSRTRDSSFSVDSDEDYFYSSPEDEEEFLTKEFSTAYEDLHEERLSTLTKTELIQEYKFLEARLDSLIKKRNKGNHQTGEEKDSENKNVSTTTDSETAKKLKLYQQRIDDLLQQIEQLSRENEMLRTEKRLRASSSESSVDSESDSDSSSNSNQSGCSCSLSSPVTSPEHTYKSRLDNNVKTDNKNDSCDTSQSGSPRASITPTNFSNGHITLNETGSLPT; translated from the exons ATGGAACAGCGTGAGGCGGAAACGGCAACGAGGAAAGCGTCGGGCGGCTGGGCCGACGATGGAGCGCACGACGCGACGACGGGCGTCGAGGCTGCTGGGCCAACGCCTGCGACGTCATCGCCTCCGGCAGCCGAGCGGGTGCCGCGACCTGTCGGCGAGAACGCGGAGCAGGACGTCGACTGCGCCAACGGACGGAAT TGTCAAAAGTCACTTACAAATTCCTGTGGAAGATTGGaaagcggtagcggtagcggcgATCAGGACGGTGGTCAGCACGACGATGGAACGGACATTGCGGcaaagaagagaaaaacaCGAAGAGGCAAACCCAAGCATAAGAAGTTAAAGCCATATTCAAAACAGTTGTCGTATCAACAACAATTGCGAAGTAGATGTATCGGCAGGATCGCTAAAACTAGTAGGCAACCACCGGCCTTGTATAACACCACGCAATTTCTCATGGCCGATCACAGCGATCTGCCTGATCTCGAGCAAAAGTTATCGGAAGCTGCGTCATTGGAAGTACCTGCTATGTTTCAAAAACCGTCGGCGCCGTCGCGCACTCGCGACTCTAGTTTCAGCGTGGATTCCGACGAAGATTACTTTTACTCGTCCCCGGAGGACGAGGAAGAATTTTTAACGAAGGAATTTTCAACGGCGTACGAAGACCTACATGAAGAGCGATTGAGCACATTGACGAAAACGGAATTGATACAAGAATACAAGTTCTTAGAAGCCAGACTGGattcattaataaagaaaCGTAACAAGGGTAATCATCAAACAGGAGAGGAGAAGGATTCGGAGAATAAAAACGTGTCTACTACTACAGATTCTGAGACGGCGAAGAAATTAAAGCTGTATCAACAACGGATCGATGATCTATTGCAGCAGATCGAGCAGTTGAGCCGCGAGAATGAAATGTTACGTACTGAAAAGAGATTACGCGCGAGCAGCTCCGAGTCTAGTGTCGACAGTGAAAGCGACAGCGACAGTTCTAGTAATAGCAACCAAAGTGGATGTAGTTGCTCCCTCTCGAGTCCAGTAACATCTCCCGAGCATACTTATAAATCTAGATtagataataatgtaaaaacagATAACAAAAACGATAGCTGCGATACTAGCCAAAGTGGAAGTCCCAGAGCATCTATAACACCTACTAATTTCTCCAACGGTCACATAACTCTGAATGAAACCGGTAGTTTACCTACCTAG